From one Paramormyrops kingsleyae isolate MSU_618 chromosome 1, PKINGS_0.4, whole genome shotgun sequence genomic stretch:
- the LOC111833231 gene encoding protein Wnt-7b-like isoform X1, producing the protein MIIFSSRSVLLSVYYPQIFLILTSGSYLALSSVVALGANIICNKIPGLAPRQRAICQSRPDAIIVIGEGAQLGINECQYQFRYGRWNCSALGEKTVFGQELRVGSREAAFTYAITAAGAAHAVTAACSQGNLSHCGCDREKQGYYNQEEGWKWGGCSADVKYGIAFSRWFVDAREIKKNARRLMNLHNNEAGRKVLEERMKLECKCHGVSGSCTTKTCWTTLPKFREIGYILKEKYNEAVHVEVVRASRLRQPTFLKVKKSQGFRKPTETDLVYIDRSPNYCEEDTATGSVGTQGRLCNRTSPHTDGCDLMCCGRGYNTHQYTKVWQCNCKFQWCCFVKCNTCSERTEVFTCK; encoded by the exons ATGATCATCTTTTCATCACGCAGCGTGCTGCTATCCGTTTACTACCCGCAGATCTTCCTTATTCTCACCAGTGGCAGCTATCT AGCGCTGTCCTCAGTGGTGGCCCTGGGCGCCAACATCATCTGCAACAAGATCCCGGGCCTGGCCCCACGGCAGCGGGCCATCTGCCAGAGCCGTCCGGACGCCATCATCGTCATCGGCGAGGGTGCGCAGCTGGGCATCAATGAGTGCCAGTACCAGTTCCGCTATGGACGCTGGAACTGCTCGGCCCTGGGGGAGAAGACGGTCTTCGGGCAGGAACTCCGAGTAG GCAGCCGGGAGGCGGCGTTCACCTACGCCATCACCGCGGCGGGAGCCGCACACGCCGTCACGGCGGCCTGCAGCCAAGGCAACCTGAGCCACTGCGGCTGCGACCGCGAAAAGCAGGGCTACTACAACCAGGAGGAGGGCTGGAAGTGGGGGGGCTGCTCAGCGGACGTCAAGTACGGCATCGCCTTCTCCCGCTGGTTTGTGGACGCCCGCGAGATCAAGAAAAACGCCCGGAGGCTGATGAACCTTCATAACAACGAGGCTGGCAGGAAG GTCCTAGAGGAGAGGATGAAACTGGAATGCAAATGCCATGGAGTCTCGGGATCCTGCACCACCAAGACCTGTTGGACCACGTTGCCCAAGTTCCGGGAGATTGGCTACATCCTGAAGGAGAAGTACAACGAGGCGGTGCATGTGGAGGTGGTGCGGGCCAGCCGTCTGCGGCAGCCCACCTTCCTGAAGGTCAAGAAGAGCCAGGGCTTCCGCAAGCCCACCGAGACCGACCTGGTCTACATCGACCGCTCGCCCAACTACTGCGAGGAGGACACCGCCACGGGCAGCGTGGGGACGCAGGGGCGCCTCTGCAACCGCACCTCGCCGCACACGGACGGCTGCGACCTCATGTGCTGCGGCCGCGGCTACAACACGCACCAGTACACTAAGGTGTGGCAGTGCAACTGCAAGTTCCAGTGGTGCTGCTTCGTCAAGTGCAACACCTGCAGCGAGCGAACGGAGGTGTTCACCTGCAAGTAG
- the LOC111833231 gene encoding protein Wnt-7b-like isoform X2, giving the protein MHQDHRQWILYMFMCFGVIYLRLGALSSVVALGANIICNKIPGLAPRQRAICQSRPDAIIVIGEGAQLGINECQYQFRYGRWNCSALGEKTVFGQELRVGSREAAFTYAITAAGAAHAVTAACSQGNLSHCGCDREKQGYYNQEEGWKWGGCSADVKYGIAFSRWFVDAREIKKNARRLMNLHNNEAGRKVLEERMKLECKCHGVSGSCTTKTCWTTLPKFREIGYILKEKYNEAVHVEVVRASRLRQPTFLKVKKSQGFRKPTETDLVYIDRSPNYCEEDTATGSVGTQGRLCNRTSPHTDGCDLMCCGRGYNTHQYTKVWQCNCKFQWCCFVKCNTCSERTEVFTCK; this is encoded by the exons AGCGCTGTCCTCAGTGGTGGCCCTGGGCGCCAACATCATCTGCAACAAGATCCCGGGCCTGGCCCCACGGCAGCGGGCCATCTGCCAGAGCCGTCCGGACGCCATCATCGTCATCGGCGAGGGTGCGCAGCTGGGCATCAATGAGTGCCAGTACCAGTTCCGCTATGGACGCTGGAACTGCTCGGCCCTGGGGGAGAAGACGGTCTTCGGGCAGGAACTCCGAGTAG GCAGCCGGGAGGCGGCGTTCACCTACGCCATCACCGCGGCGGGAGCCGCACACGCCGTCACGGCGGCCTGCAGCCAAGGCAACCTGAGCCACTGCGGCTGCGACCGCGAAAAGCAGGGCTACTACAACCAGGAGGAGGGCTGGAAGTGGGGGGGCTGCTCAGCGGACGTCAAGTACGGCATCGCCTTCTCCCGCTGGTTTGTGGACGCCCGCGAGATCAAGAAAAACGCCCGGAGGCTGATGAACCTTCATAACAACGAGGCTGGCAGGAAG GTCCTAGAGGAGAGGATGAAACTGGAATGCAAATGCCATGGAGTCTCGGGATCCTGCACCACCAAGACCTGTTGGACCACGTTGCCCAAGTTCCGGGAGATTGGCTACATCCTGAAGGAGAAGTACAACGAGGCGGTGCATGTGGAGGTGGTGCGGGCCAGCCGTCTGCGGCAGCCCACCTTCCTGAAGGTCAAGAAGAGCCAGGGCTTCCGCAAGCCCACCGAGACCGACCTGGTCTACATCGACCGCTCGCCCAACTACTGCGAGGAGGACACCGCCACGGGCAGCGTGGGGACGCAGGGGCGCCTCTGCAACCGCACCTCGCCGCACACGGACGGCTGCGACCTCATGTGCTGCGGCCGCGGCTACAACACGCACCAGTACACTAAGGTGTGGCAGTGCAACTGCAAGTTCCAGTGGTGCTGCTTCGTCAAGTGCAACACCTGCAGCGAGCGAACGGAGGTGTTCACCTGCAAGTAG